GTGATCGTGGCGACCACGCGGGTGGAGACGATGCTCGGGGACACCGCGGTGGCGGTGCATCCGGATGACGAACGTTATCGGGACCTGGTCGGCAGCACCCTCTATCACCCGATTACCGGCCGGCAGATCCCGGTGATCGCCGACGACTACGTCGATCCGGAGTTCGGCTCCGGTGCGGTGAAGATCACCCCGGCGCATGATCCGAACGACTTCGAGATCGGGCAGCGGCATCGATTGCCAATGCCGACGATCATGGACGAGTGCGGCCGGATCGAGGGCACCGGAACCGAGTTCGACGGGATGGACCGATTCGAAGCCCGGGTGCGGGTGCGGGAACGGCTCGCCGCCGAGGGGCGGGTGGTCGCCGAGAAGCGTCCCTACCTGCACAGCGTCGGGCATTCCGAACGAAGTGGCGAGCCGATCGAGCCGCGGCTGTCGTTGCAATGGTTCGTCAAGGTGGACTCGCTGGCGAAGGCCGCCGGAGACGCGGTGCGTAACGGACACACGGTGATCCACCCGGCATCGCTCGAGCCCCGCTGGTACGGCTGGGTCGACAACATGCACGATTGGTGCATCTCCCGGCAGCTCTGGTGGGGACATCGGATTCCGATCTGGTACTCGCCGGACGGCGCCGACCTGGTGTGCCTCGGTCCGGGTGAGGAACCACCGCAGGGGTGGATCCAAGATCCGGATGTCCTCGACACCTGGTTCTCGTCCGGGCTGTGGCCGTTCTCGACACTCGGCTGGCCCGACGCCACCCCGGACCTCGCCAAGTTCTATCCGACCAGCGTGCTGGTCACCGGGTACGACATCCTCTTCTTCTGGGTGGCCCGGATGATGATGTTCGGCACCTACGTCGACCGGGACCCGGCGATCACCGCTGGCAAACCTGCCGGTGAACCGCCGGTGCCGTTCCGGGATGTGTTCCTGCACGGACTGATCCGAGACCAGTTCGGTAAGAAGATGTCGAAGTCGCGGGGCAACGGGATCGATCCGCTCGATTGGGTGGAGCTCTACGGCGCCGATGCGCTGCGCTTCACCCTGGCCCGCGGTGCGCAGCCGGGTGGTGATCTGTCCATCGGCGAGGCGCATGCCAGTGCTTCTCGCGCATTCGTCACCAAGCTGTTCAACGCCACTCGGTTCGCCTTGCTCAACGGGGCCGGGCCGGCGCCGGTGCCGGCCCGGGCACAGCTCACCGACGCGGATCGGTGGATTCTGGACCGGCTCGAGCAGGTGCGAGCCGAGGTTGACACGGCATTCGACACCTACGAGTTCGGCAAAGCCTGTGCGTCGCTCTACCATTTCGCCTGGGACGAGCTGTGCGACTGGTACCTGGAGTTGGCGAAGGCGCAGCTTGCCGCCGCGGAGCCGGGGCGAGCCGAGAACACCCGCGCTGTGCTCGGTGAGGTGCTCGACGTGCTGTTGCGGCTGCTGCACCCGGTGATCCCGTTCGTCACCGAGGCGTTGTGGCAAGCGCTCACCGGCGGTGAATCGGTCGTGATCGCGGCCTGGCCGGAGCCGTCCGGGGTGGCGGCCGATCCGGCGGCGTCGACGCGGATCGCGGACCTGCGCAAGCTGATCACCGAGATTCGCCGATTCCGCAGCGACCAGGGACTCAAGGACCGGCAAAAGGTCGCCGCTCGGTTGGTCGGGATGGAGGAGGTCGCGCTCGGCGGCCAGCTACCGCAGGTTCGGGCGCTGGCTGCGCTCACCGAGCCCGCCCCCGGGTTCGTGCCGACCGCCGCCCTGGAGGTCCGGCTCGGTGCGGGCACCGTGACCGTCGAGGTGGATACGTCCGGTGCGGTCGACCTCGTGGCCGAACGCAACCGGCTGGGCAAGGACCTCGCCGCGGCGCGTAAGGAGCTCGCCGGAACCTCCGGCAAGCTCGACAATGCCGCCTTCGTCGCCAAGGCGCCCGCCGACGTCGTCGAAAAGATGCGGGGGCGCCGGCAGTTCGCGGCCGAGGAGGTCGCGCGGATCACCGCCAGGTTGGCCGAGCTCGGCCACGACGAGGCCGGGAGCGAGCGCGCGTGACCGAGTTCGAGTCGGCGGATATGGCGGGGCGTGCCGCGACCGCGCGGGTGGTCGATTCCGCCGAGTTGGCGCTGGTCGAGGCGGAGCTGGACAAGCGTTGGCCCGAGACCCGATTGGAGCCGTCCACCGCCCGAATCGCGGCGCTACTGGACCTGCTCGGCGCACCACAGCAGGCCTACCCGTCGATCCACGTGGCCGGCACCAACGGCAAAACGTCGGTCACGCGGCTGATCGATGCGCTGCTGGTGGCGTTGCATCGGCGTACCGGCCGATACATCAGCCCACACCTGCAGCGAAGTACCGAGCGGATCAGCATCGACGGCGCACCGCTCAGCGATCGACGTTACGTCGACACCTATCGCGACCTGGAGCCGTACGTCCAGTTGGTCGACCAGCAGTCGGTGGCGGCCGGCGGTCCGCCGATGAGCAAGTTCGAAGTGCTCACCGGGATGGCGTTTGCGGCTTTCGCCGAGGCGCCGGTGGACGTGGCGGTGGTCGAGGTCGGGATGGGCGGCCGGTGGGATGCGACGAACCTGATCACCGCACCGGTGGCCGTGATCACGCCGATCGGGCTGGACCACACCGAGTATCTGGGGCCCGACGTCGCCACGATCGCCGCGGAGAAAGCGGGGATCATCAAGCGGGCGCCGGATGCGTTGGTTCCGGTGGACACCGTCGCGGTGATCGGTCGGCAGGAGCCGGAGGCGCTGGAGGTGCTGTTGCGTCGAGCGGTCGAGGTGGATGCGGCGGTGGCTCGCGCCGGCAGCGAGTTCGAGGTGGTCGAGCGCCGGACCGCGATCGGTGGCCAGCAGCTGCGGCTACAGGGGCTCGGCGGGATCTACGACGAGATCTTCCTACCGTTGCACGGCGCACACCAGGCGGACAACGCGGTGCTTGCGTTGGCTGCCGTGGAGGCGTTCTTCGGCGCCGGAGCGCAGCGCCGACTGGATGTCGATGCGGTCCGCGCGGGGTTCGCGGCGGTGACCGGTCCGGGGCGTCTGGAACGGGTGCGGAGTGCGCCGACCATCTTCGTCGACGCGGCACACAACCCGGCCGGAGCCCGGGCCCTGGCGGCGGCGCTCACGGACGAGTTCGACTTCCGTCGCTTGGTCGGCGTGCTCGCGGTTTCGGCAGGTAAGGACGCGGTCGGGATGCTGGCTGCGCTCGAGCCGGTGTTCGACGTCGTGGTGGTCACCGGAAACGGATCACCGCGCGCGATGGATATCGACGAACTGGCCGATCTTGCGGTCCAGCGGTTCGGCGACGAACGGGTGGTGATCGCGGCGACCATGCCGGATGCCATCGAGACCGCGATCGGGATCGCCGAGGAAGTGGCCGAGCCGGGTGACCCGGTGTCGGGCGCCGGTGTCGTGGTCACCGGTTCGGTCGTCACCGCGGGTGTGGCACGCACGTTGTTCGGCAAGGAGCCGGCGTGACCGGCGAGCCGACGGCTCGCCCGGCGGTCGATCCCTGGCGGGGACTACGCGGAGTGATGGCCGCCACCCTGGTGATCGAGGCGATCGTTGTGCTGTTGGCGCTCCCGGTGGTCGGGGTCGTGGGTGCCGGTTACACCTGGTGGCGGGTGGGGTACCTGCTGCTGTTGGCGGCCGCGATGATCGTCGGTGCCGGGCTGCAGCGTCGTCGGTGGGCGCTCGGCTACAACCTGGGGCTACAGGTGGTGTTCATCGCCGGTTACGTGGTCCATCCGGCGGTCGGCGTCATGGGTGTGGTGTCGATGGTGCTCTGGGCTTACCTGCTCCATCTCCGTCGGGAGGTCGCTGCGCGGATGGCTCGCGGCGAGTTGCCCGGTACGCAGTAGCTCGCTACTCCGGTGTGGGTGCGTATTGTGAGCGCCGTGACTGAGCGGACACTCGTACTTGTGAAGCCGGACGCGGTAGCCCGCGGCCTGACCGGGGAGATCCTGGCTCGGATCGAACGCAAGGGTCTGCGACTTGTCGCGCTGGAGCTGCGGCACGTCTCCGCGGAGGTCGCGGCCGAGCATTACGCCGAGCACGTCGAACGTCCCTTCTACGGCTCGTTGATCGAGTTCATCACGTCGGGCCCGGTGGTCGCGGCGGTGTTGGCGGGACCGCGGGCGGTGGCCGCGTTCCGGCAGTTGGCCGGCGGCACGGATCCGGTGGCGAAGGCCGAGACGGGCAGCATCCGAGGTGATTTCGGGCTCGAGGTGCAGGAAAACCTGGTGCATGGTTCGGACTCGGTGGAATCGGCGAAACGAGAGATCGACATCTGGTTCCCAGCGCTCGGTTGAGCCGACCCACCCACTATCCGGCGCCGGCCTGGACCGGATCGGTCGGGTGATGTGGGATACTTATCCGGGTTGCCCCCGCGAGATGATCGATGTGGCGGCAATCAAGGAGGACTCCGCGGTGTGATGTGCGATCATCGCTGCCACGAACGTCGGGATTTTGGTCCGACCGTGTCGGCACGCTTGATGATCAGCGCTCCTGCCGAGGTGCCGCCAGCCAGGCGCCGCGTGCCCACCCGCCGGACCAGCTCGATCCAGTCCGCGCGAACGGGTGTCCGGCGCGCGACCAGAACTACCTCGTGTCCGCCGGATATGAGGTGACGACCACACCCCCGCGTGGCCGCGTCGTGCCCCTCCTGGGCGCACGCGCCCGGGGGTCCGAGGAGAGCATGTGGCCGATCATGAGCCGCCCGATTCCACCACCCCACAACCTGCGGAGAGATCCGCATCCGGAGCGACGGACGACGACCTGACTGCGATGCCCGACCGCATCCGGGTCCATGCCCTGGCGAAACGCCTCGGGGTGACCAGCAAGCGCATTCTGGCCCAGTTGTCCGCGTTCGGTTCGGACGTGCGAAGTCCGTCGTCCAGCCTGGACCGGGTGGTGGCCGAGTCGGTCCGTGACGCGCTCGCCGAGCCGGTCGAGTCCGCTCCGGAGCCGGCGCCCGTGCCGGATCAGGAGGCTGCCCCGCCGAGCGTGGTCGCGGTGCAACTCTTCACCAGCCCGGCCGCGGAACCGCAACCGGAACCGGCTGTCTACCCCGTTCCCGAGGTAGTTGCGGCGCCGGTGTTCCTCCAGCCGGACATGGCTGCGGCCGAGGAAACCCGCCGTAGTCGGCGAGCGGAGCGACAGGCTCGCGCCGCCCGGGCGGCGGCGGAAGCCGAGGCGCCCGAGGTAGCGACCGGTGCGGACACCGGTCGAGGCGAGCGTGTCGACTCGGTGGACGACGGCTCCGACCCGGTCAAGTCGGACCCCGTGGAGTCCGACCCCGTTCAGTCCGATATCGACGAGCCCGACGAGCGAGTCGACACAGACGATCTGGATCAGGGTCCGCTCGACGACGGGGACGACGCAGACCCGGATGGTCGGAATGCGCCCCGCCGTCGGCGACGGGGCCGTCGTGGCCGCGGTCGTGGCCGTGGCGAGAAGGATCGGGCCGGCGACGGCGACACCGAGGTCGCCGGCGCCGACCTGGAAGCCGACCAGACGGAGTCGGCCGAGCCGGCCGGCGACGACGCGGCCGTGGAAGCCGACGAAGCCGAGCCCGAGGAGGCGCAGGCCGACGAGGCCGAGCCGGAAGAAGACGGGGGCGACGGCGCCACCCGTCGGCGTCGTCGTCGGCGTCGGCGTCGGGGCAGCGGCAGCGAGACGGCCGAAGAGTCCGGCGCCGAGGACGACCCGCCGAACACCGTGGTGCATGAACGCGAGCCCCGGAACAAGGGGCGCGCGAACCGTACCGCCGCTGCGTCCGACGAGGTGCAGGGGATCAGCGGGTCCACCAGGTTGGAAGCCAAACGGCAACGGCGGCGGGACGGCCGAGACGCGGGCCGACGACGCCCGCCGATTCTCAGCGAGGCCGAGTTCCTTGCTCGGCGTGAGGCCGTCGAGCGGGTCATGGTTGTCCGGGAGAAGAGTTTCGCCGGCACCGATCCGCACGCGCCGGTGGCGCCGATCACCCAGGTAGCGGTGCTGGAAGACAAGGTGCTGGTCGAGCACTTCGTAACCAGCACCGGCCAGGCGTCGATGGTCGGCAACGTCTACCTCGGCCGAGTGCAGAACGTGCTCCCGAGCATGGAAGCGGCCTTCGTCGACATCGGCCGCGGGCGCAACGGGGTGCTGTACGCCGGCGAGGTGAACTGGGAGGCCGCCGGGCTGGGTGGCAAAGAGCGCAAGATCGAGCAGGCGTTGCGTCCGGGCGACCAGGTGTTGGTCCAGGTCAGTAAAGATCCGATAGGTCACAAGGGTGCCCGACTGACCACCCAGATCAGTCTGGCCGGTCGTTTCCTGGTTTACGTGCCGGGTGGCACGTCGACCGGGATCAGCCGGAAACTGCCCGACACCGAGCGCAAACGGCTCAAGGAGATTCTGCGCGAGATCGTGCCGGCCGACGCCGGCGTGATCATCCGCACCGCGTCGGAAGGCGTCAGCGAGGCGGAACTGACTCGTGACGTCGAGCGGCTGCAAGAACGGTGGGCGACGATCTCCGAAGCGGCCGCAGCCGCGGGCAAGGGCAATCCCAAGACGCTCTACGAGGAGCCGGACCTGCTGGTCAAGGTCGTGCGTGATCTGTTCAACGAGGACTTTGCCAAGCTGGTGATCGAAGGCGAGCAAGCCTGGGTGACCGTCGAGTCGTACGTTCGTGGGGTTGCGCCGGATATGCTGGACCGGCTGGAGCGCTACACCTCGGCCGGCGAGCTGGACGTGTTCGGCGCACACCGGATCGACGAACAGCTGGCGAAGGCGCTGGATCGCAAGGTGTGGTTGCCGTCCGGTGGCACGTTGGTGATCGACCGGACCGAGGCGATGACCGTCGTCGACGTGAATACCGGCAAGTTCACCGGCGCCGGCGGCAATCTGGAGGAGACGGTCACCCGGAACAACCTGGAGGCGGCCGAAGAGATCGTGCGGCAGATGCGGCTGCGCGATATCGGCGGGATGATCGTCGTCGACTTCATCGACATGGTGCTGGAATCCAATCGAGCGCTCGTATTGCGCCGGCTCACCGAATGCCTCGGTCGGGATCGGACCCGCCATCAGGTGTCGGAGGTGACCTCGCTGGGCTTGGTCCAGATGACCCGGAAGAAACTGGGTACCGGGCTGGTCGAGGCGTTTTCCACGACCTGCGAGCACTGCCACGGGCGCGGCATCGTGGTGCACAGCTATCCGGTGGAAAGCGGTGGCGAGGAATCGAGTGGGCGCGCTGCCGGCCGAGCCGAATCCGGCGGACGGCGTCGTCGTGGCCGCGACCGGAGCGCCGCCGCCGAACCGCCACCGCCAGTCGCCGCAACCGATGTGGATGCGTCGGTGAAGCGGGCGCATCCGGTGGCGCTGGCCATGGCCGCCGGTCACGAGTTGCCGGACGGCGTCGTTCCGGAGGATGTCGTTCTGGAGGATGTCGTTTCCGACGGCGACCCGATCCGCCCGGCGGCGGTGGCGACCGATAACGCGGGGTTCGATACCGACGCGTCCGATACCGGGGACGGAGGTGTCGAGGTGCCCGACGTTGCGGCGACGGAGCCTGCGGATACCGCCGAACCGGTCGTCACGGATTCGGTGACCGCTACCGGGTCGATGGCTGCGGAGACGCCGCAGCGGTCCGGTCGGCGACGTCGGGTGTCTCGCTCGGCGGCCGCGCCGACCGCAGCGAACGGCGCCGGTACCGTCTTCGTGGTTTCCGCGGACGCTCCGCCGCCACGGCCGATTCTCGTCGAGATCGATGCCGAGCCGGTATTGGCACGTCGGCCGCGGCGCCGGGCGGCCGGCAGGCCGGCCGGGCCACCGGTGGATGTGCAGACGTGAGGGCGGGTTTGACCATGGGCCGCGGGGTCCCGTAGTCTGGCCCGGTCGCCGGGTGGCGGCATAGCTTTGCCGCGCCTGAGACGCGTGGCGCATGTAGGGTGTAGTACCCGCCGAGCCGTGTGAGTACGGCTTGGTTAGCGGGCGCCCGGCGTGCGAAATACAGAGTTGGTACGAGCGTTTCGAGGAAGAGGGTAGCCGTCCGATGGCAACGTACGCGATCGTCAAGACCGGCGGAAAGCAGTACAAGGTCGAGGTCGGTGACCTGGTCGAGGTCGAGAAGATCGACGGTGATCCGGGCACCTCGGTCGAGCTGACCCCGGTGCTCGTCGTCGACGAGTCGTTGCTGACCACGGGCGCGGACGCGCTGGCCAAGGTCACCGTGACCGGTGAGGTCGTCGAGCATACGAAGGGCCCGAAGATTCGGATCCACAAGTTCAAGAACAAGACCGGCTACCACAAGCGGCAGGGACACCGGCAGAAGCTGACCGTTCTGAAGGTGACCGGCATCCGCTGATCTTCGGGGCCCCAAGACGACCAAGACATTGAATGGAGTTCGATCGTGGCACACAAGAAGGGCGCATCGAGTTCGCGGAACGGGCGGGACTCGAATTCCCAGCGGCTCGGTGTGAAGCGGTTCGGTGGCCAGGTGGTCAACGCCGGTGAGATCCTGGTCCGCCAGCGTGGCACTCATTTCCACCCCGGTGTGAACGTCGGCCGGGGCGGCGACGATACGCTGTTCGCGCTGTCCGCCGGCGCCGTGCAGTTCGGCACCAAGCGTGGCCGGAAGACCGTCAACATCGTTCCGGCGGAGGCGACTCCGGTCGAGGTGTCGGCCTGATCCGGCTGCCCGGGTAGCTCGACCATGTCGCGCTTCATCGACCGGGTGGTGCTGCACGTCACCGCCGGCAAGGGTGGAAACGGTTGTGCTTCGGTGCACCGGGAGAAGTTCAAGCCGCTCGGCGGGCCGGACGGCGGCAACGGCGGTAACGGCGGCGCGATCGTGCTTCAAGTCGATCCCGGCGTACACACGTTGCTCGATTTTCACTACCATCCACGCGCGAAAGCCGGTAACGGCAAGCAGGGGATGGGAAGCAATCGGGATGGCGCCAACGGCTCCGACCTGGTGTTGATGGTGCCGAACGGTACGGTCGTGCTCAATCACGGCGGGCGGATACTGGCCGACCTGGTCGGTCCGGGGACACGTTTCGAGGCCGCGGCCGGCGGGCGGGGCGGGCTCGGGAACGCGGCGTTGGCCTCGCGCGCGCGCAAGGCACCCGGCTTTGCCCTGCTCGGTGAGCCCGGCGAAGAGCGCGACCTCGTGCTGGAGCTCAAGTCCGTCGCCGACGTCGGACTGGTGGGATTCCCGTCGGCGGGCAAGTCGTCGCTGGTCTCCGCATTGTCGGCGGCCAAGCCGAAGATCGCCGACTATCCGTTCACTACCTTGGCCCCTAACCTCGGCGTGGTGTCGGCGGGTGACGAGACGTTCACGATTGCCGATGTACCCGGCCTGATCCCGGGCGCGGCGCAGGGTCGGGGTCTGGGGTTGGACTTCCTGCGCCATCTGGAGCGCTGTGCGGTTCTGGCGCACGTGGTGGATTGCGCAACCCTGGAGCCGGGTCGGGACCCGCTGTCCGACGTGGATGCGCTGGAGGCAGAGTTGGCGGCCTACCACCCGGCGCTCGACGC
Above is a genomic segment from Skermania piniformis containing:
- a CDS encoding valine--tRNA ligase, with translation MTSATTESSNHAQLPKSWNPAEVEASMYQRWVDAGYFVADPTSARPGYSIVLPPPNVTGSLHMGHALDHTVMDAMTRRKRMQGYAVLWLPGMDHAGIATQAVVERQLAADGKTKEDYGRELFVRKVWDWKRESGGTIGWQMRAIGDGVDWSRDRFTMDEGLSRAVQTVFKRLFDDGLIYRAERLVNWSPQLRTAISDIEVKHAEVEGELVSLRYGSLADDEPHVIVATTRVETMLGDTAVAVHPDDERYRDLVGSTLYHPITGRQIPVIADDYVDPEFGSGAVKITPAHDPNDFEIGQRHRLPMPTIMDECGRIEGTGTEFDGMDRFEARVRVRERLAAEGRVVAEKRPYLHSVGHSERSGEPIEPRLSLQWFVKVDSLAKAAGDAVRNGHTVIHPASLEPRWYGWVDNMHDWCISRQLWWGHRIPIWYSPDGADLVCLGPGEEPPQGWIQDPDVLDTWFSSGLWPFSTLGWPDATPDLAKFYPTSVLVTGYDILFFWVARMMMFGTYVDRDPAITAGKPAGEPPVPFRDVFLHGLIRDQFGKKMSKSRGNGIDPLDWVELYGADALRFTLARGAQPGGDLSIGEAHASASRAFVTKLFNATRFALLNGAGPAPVPARAQLTDADRWILDRLEQVRAEVDTAFDTYEFGKACASLYHFAWDELCDWYLELAKAQLAAAEPGRAENTRAVLGEVLDVLLRLLHPVIPFVTEALWQALTGGESVVIAAWPEPSGVAADPAASTRIADLRKLITEIRRFRSDQGLKDRQKVAARLVGMEEVALGGQLPQVRALAALTEPAPGFVPTAALEVRLGAGTVTVEVDTSGAVDLVAERNRLGKDLAAARKELAGTSGKLDNAAFVAKAPADVVEKMRGRRQFAAEEVARITARLAELGHDEAGSERA
- the folC gene encoding bifunctional tetrahydrofolate synthase/dihydrofolate synthase is translated as MAGRAATARVVDSAELALVEAELDKRWPETRLEPSTARIAALLDLLGAPQQAYPSIHVAGTNGKTSVTRLIDALLVALHRRTGRYISPHLQRSTERISIDGAPLSDRRYVDTYRDLEPYVQLVDQQSVAAGGPPMSKFEVLTGMAFAAFAEAPVDVAVVEVGMGGRWDATNLITAPVAVITPIGLDHTEYLGPDVATIAAEKAGIIKRAPDALVPVDTVAVIGRQEPEALEVLLRRAVEVDAAVARAGSEFEVVERRTAIGGQQLRLQGLGGIYDEIFLPLHGAHQADNAVLALAAVEAFFGAGAQRRLDVDAVRAGFAAVTGPGRLERVRSAPTIFVDAAHNPAGARALAAALTDEFDFRRLVGVLAVSAGKDAVGMLAALEPVFDVVVVTGNGSPRAMDIDELADLAVQRFGDERVVIAATMPDAIETAIGIAEEVAEPGDPVSGAGVVVTGSVVTAGVARTLFGKEPA
- a CDS encoding DUF4233 domain-containing protein; its protein translation is MAATLVIEAIVVLLALPVVGVVGAGYTWWRVGYLLLLAAAMIVGAGLQRRRWALGYNLGLQVVFIAGYVVHPAVGVMGVVSMVLWAYLLHLRREVAARMARGELPGTQ
- the ndk gene encoding nucleoside-diphosphate kinase, encoding MTERTLVLVKPDAVARGLTGEILARIERKGLRLVALELRHVSAEVAAEHYAEHVERPFYGSLIEFITSGPVVAAVLAGPRAVAAFRQLAGGTDPVAKAETGSIRGDFGLEVQENLVHGSDSVESAKREIDIWFPALG
- a CDS encoding translation initiation factor IF-2 N-terminal domain-containing protein is translated as MPDRIRVHALAKRLGVTSKRILAQLSAFGSDVRSPSSSLDRVVAESVRDALAEPVESAPEPAPVPDQEAAPPSVVAVQLFTSPAAEPQPEPAVYPVPEVVAAPVFLQPDMAAAEETRRSRRAERQARAARAAAEAEAPEVATGADTGRGERVDSVDDGSDPVKSDPVESDPVQSDIDEPDERVDTDDLDQGPLDDGDDADPDGRNAPRRRRRGRRGRGRGRGEKDRAGDGDTEVAGADLEADQTESAEPAGDDAAVEADEAEPEEAQADEAEPEEDGGDGATRRRRRRRRRRGSGSETAEESGAEDDPPNTVVHEREPRNKGRANRTAAASDEVQGISGSTRLEAKRQRRRDGRDAGRRRPPILSEAEFLARREAVERVMVVREKSFAGTDPHAPVAPITQVAVLEDKVLVEHFVTSTGQASMVGNVYLGRVQNVLPSMEAAFVDIGRGRNGVLYAGEVNWEAAGLGGKERKIEQALRPGDQVLVQVSKDPIGHKGARLTTQISLAGRFLVYVPGGTSTGISRKLPDTERKRLKEILREIVPADAGVIIRTASEGVSEAELTRDVERLQERWATISEAAAAAGKGNPKTLYEEPDLLVKVVRDLFNEDFAKLVIEGEQAWVTVESYVRGVAPDMLDRLERYTSAGELDVFGAHRIDEQLAKALDRKVWLPSGGTLVIDRTEAMTVVDVNTGKFTGAGGNLEETVTRNNLEAAEEIVRQMRLRDIGGMIVVDFIDMVLESNRALVLRRLTECLGRDRTRHQVSEVTSLGLVQMTRKKLGTGLVEAFSTTCEHCHGRGIVVHSYPVESGGEESSGRAAGRAESGGRRRRGRDRSAAAEPPPPVAATDVDASVKRAHPVALAMAAGHELPDGVVPEDVVLEDVVSDGDPIRPAAVATDNAGFDTDASDTGDGGVEVPDVAATEPADTAEPVVTDSVTATGSMAAETPQRSGRRRRVSRSAAAPTAANGAGTVFVVSADAPPPRPILVEIDAEPVLARRPRRRAAGRPAGPPVDVQT
- the rplU gene encoding 50S ribosomal protein L21, producing the protein MATYAIVKTGGKQYKVEVGDLVEVEKIDGDPGTSVELTPVLVVDESLLTTGADALAKVTVTGEVVEHTKGPKIRIHKFKNKTGYHKRQGHRQKLTVLKVTGIR
- the rpmA gene encoding 50S ribosomal protein L27; the encoded protein is MAHKKGASSSRNGRDSNSQRLGVKRFGGQVVNAGEILVRQRGTHFHPGVNVGRGGDDTLFALSAGAVQFGTKRGRKTVNIVPAEATPVEVSA
- the obgE gene encoding GTPase ObgE encodes the protein MSRFIDRVVLHVTAGKGGNGCASVHREKFKPLGGPDGGNGGNGGAIVLQVDPGVHTLLDFHYHPRAKAGNGKQGMGSNRDGANGSDLVLMVPNGTVVLNHGGRILADLVGPGTRFEAAAGGRGGLGNAALASRARKAPGFALLGEPGEERDLVLELKSVADVGLVGFPSAGKSSLVSALSAAKPKIADYPFTTLAPNLGVVSAGDETFTIADVPGLIPGAAQGRGLGLDFLRHLERCAVLAHVVDCATLEPGRDPLSDVDALEAELAAYHPALDADAGLGDLADRPRVVILNKIDVPAAAELADLVAADLRARGLPVFEVSAASHAGLRALTFALAALVREYRLSRPEPARRRPVIRPVPAEASSFRIVADPDVAGGYIVRGVRPERWVRQTQFDNDEAVGYLADRLARLGVEDALVRLGAEPGCAVTIGEVTFDWEPQTPAGVDVVRTGRGTDARIDQSERITAAERKHASRVRRGLVESDPPDPGRDDSPGDESA